The following proteins are co-located in the Pyrobaculum calidifontis JCM 11548 genome:
- a CDS encoding peroxiredoxin, producing MPLKVGDKAPDFEALDTDLKPVRLSEVLARGRYVVLLFFPGAFTSVCTKELCTFRDNMAKLAKANAEVIAISVDSPFSLKEFKEKNRLHFTLVSDFNRQVIALYDVVLPKLLHFPLYYLAKRAVYIIAPDGTIKYVWYSDNPLDEPPYDEVINTVNKLAAQ from the coding sequence ATGCCGTTGAAAGTTGGAGACAAGGCACCGGACTTCGAGGCGTTGGACACAGATCTAAAGCCCGTGAGGCTGAGCGAGGTTTTGGCGAGGGGGAGGTACGTGGTGCTTCTGTTCTTCCCAGGGGCGTTCACGAGCGTGTGTACAAAGGAGCTGTGCACCTTCCGCGACAACATGGCCAAGCTCGCCAAGGCTAACGCCGAGGTTATAGCAATATCCGTGGACTCGCCGTTCTCGCTGAAGGAGTTCAAGGAGAAGAACAGGCTCCACTTCACCCTGGTCAGCGACTTCAATAGGCAGGTCATCGCCCTCTACGACGTGGTGCTCCCAAAGCTCCTCCACTTCCCACTGTACTACCTCGCCAAACGCGCCGTGTACATCATAGCGCCTGACGGCACAATTAAGTACGTGTGGTACAGCGACAACCCCCTCGACGAGCCTCCATACGACGAGGTGATAAACACGGTGAACAAGCTGGCCGCCCAGTAG
- a CDS encoding CDGSH iron-sulfur domain-containing protein: MAVEIRAIENGPYEVKIGGRAIYLCRCGHSGSKPHCDGTHAKVGFKAPGAKIV, translated from the coding sequence ATGGCGGTGGAAATAAGGGCAATAGAGAATGGGCCGTATGAAGTTAAGATAGGCGGGAGGGCCATCTACCTCTGCCGCTGCGGGCACTCCGGCTCAAAGCCTCACTGCGACGGCACGCATGCAAAAGTGGGGTTTAAGGCGCCTGGCGCCAAAATAGTCTAG
- the lipA gene encoding lipoyl synthase, with product MELPSWIRVKAGDYGRIVAVREAVFAAGVHTICEEAHCPNIFSCWGEGTATFLILGDVCTRACKFCAVKTGDPRGFVDPTEPARVAEAVAKLGLRYVVITSVDRDDLPDGGASQFASVVKAVKARAPWAKVEVLTPDFGGSAEAVASVVEAGPDVYAHNLETVRRLTPLVRDRRASYDVSLRVLKMAKELGAVTKSGLMVGLGETFDEVLEALSDLRRVDVDIVTIGQYLKPRGHKRFLEVQRWVPPEEFEKYREAAEAMGFKAVVAGPLVRSSYKAHEAYLEMLRKTIGR from the coding sequence GTGGAGTTGCCTAGCTGGATTAGGGTTAAGGCGGGCGACTACGGGAGGATCGTCGCGGTGAGAGAGGCCGTCTTCGCGGCGGGGGTTCACACCATCTGCGAGGAGGCGCACTGCCCCAACATATTTTCCTGCTGGGGGGAGGGCACTGCGACCTTTCTCATCCTGGGCGACGTGTGTACTAGGGCGTGCAAATTCTGCGCAGTTAAGACGGGTGACCCCAGGGGCTTCGTAGACCCGACTGAGCCGGCGAGGGTGGCGGAAGCCGTGGCGAAGCTCGGCCTTAGGTACGTGGTGATAACCTCGGTGGATAGAGATGACCTCCCCGACGGAGGCGCCTCCCAGTTCGCCAGTGTGGTCAAGGCGGTCAAGGCCAGGGCCCCCTGGGCCAAGGTGGAGGTGTTGACCCCGGACTTTGGGGGGAGTGCGGAGGCTGTGGCGTCTGTGGTAGAGGCGGGGCCCGACGTCTATGCCCACAACTTGGAGACTGTGCGCCGCTTGACTCCGCTTGTTAGAGACAGGAGGGCCTCCTACGACGTCTCGCTTCGCGTGTTGAAGATGGCGAAGGAGCTGGGCGCGGTCACCAAGTCTGGCCTAATGGTGGGGCTTGGGGAGACCTTTGACGAGGTGTTAGAGGCCTTGAGCGACTTGAGGCGGGTGGACGTGGACATAGTCACCATTGGCCAGTACCTCAAGCCCCGGGGGCACAAGAGGTTTCTAGAGGTGCAGAGGTGGGTGCCGCCTGAGGAGTTTGAGAAATATAGGGAGGCAGCCGAGGCCATGGGGTTTAAGGCCGTGGTGGCTGGGCCGCTTGTCAGAAGCTCCTACAAGGCTCACGAGGCCTATTTAGAGATGTTGAGAAAAACTATAGGACGATAA
- a CDS encoding DUF981 family protein: protein MFIDPLDLWLQILGVSLFLLAYWVYRNFVKPADPGLNKAFAAGFVPLGVYILATGIWATAVWPFPGPYNILYSDSWPLLGVVFISLGVASWFNHIQKPVFYLYAGLSLPIFIYGVAIAYFHLTQEPEIAAALFMFVGLAGLLSPLLTMGKAGRGAAYLIIAILVVAAIIALFLGINSTFAHIPRWAKWSPWYGKVVVSG, encoded by the coding sequence CTGTTTATCGACCCGCTGGATCTGTGGCTACAGATACTGGGCGTTTCCCTGTTCCTACTGGCCTACTGGGTCTACAGGAATTTTGTAAAACCGGCGGATCCCGGACTCAACAAGGCCTTCGCGGCTGGCTTTGTACCCCTGGGCGTTTACATCCTCGCCACAGGCATATGGGCAACCGCCGTGTGGCCTTTCCCAGGCCCCTACAACATACTTTACTCGGACTCATGGCCTCTGCTGGGCGTCGTGTTTATATCGCTGGGCGTGGCCAGCTGGTTTAACCACATACAGAAGCCGGTGTTCTACCTCTACGCCGGCTTGTCGTTGCCCATATTTATATACGGCGTTGCCATCGCCTACTTCCACCTCACACAGGAGCCCGAGATAGCCGCGGCGTTGTTCATGTTCGTAGGCCTCGCAGGCCTACTGAGCCCGCTCTTAACCATGGGCAAGGCTGGCAGAGGCGCCGCCTACCTCATCATCGCCATACTCGTGGTAGCCGCCATCATCGCCCTATTCCTCGGCATAAACTCCACCTTTGCCCACATACCAAGGTGGGCCAAGTGGAGCCCCTGGTACGGTAAAGTGGTAGTCAGCGGGTAG
- a CDS encoding winged helix-turn-helix transcriptional regulator, whose protein sequence is MECPVVKAWRILGRPWRLVIIERLLHGPRKFNDLLWSMPGISSRTLSKALRELEELGIVARKTEGRHVYYYLTEKGRDLAEVVEAVRKWAEKWMPPRAAEQ, encoded by the coding sequence GTGGAGTGCCCCGTTGTGAAGGCGTGGCGCATCTTAGGCCGGCCGTGGCGTCTTGTGATAATTGAGCGACTGCTCCACGGGCCTAGAAAATTCAACGACCTCCTCTGGAGCATGCCGGGCATTAGCAGCAGGACGCTCTCCAAGGCGCTGAGGGAGTTGGAGGAGTTGGGCATAGTGGCGAGGAAGACCGAGGGAAGGCACGTCTACTACTACTTGACAGAGAAGGGGAGGGACTTGGCAGAGGTAGTGGAGGCGGTTAGGAAGTGGGCTGAGAAGTGGATGCCGCCCCGCGCCGCCGAGCAGTAG
- a CDS encoding PaREP1 family protein, with protein MGVLEFYPPWRDLKRYVEARLREAEWEAKLAEEFLENGLLRNAAGKAFQAWKAVLAAAAALARELVEKRVPGFVVDRLGKRRRRADMVIALMPTSKMRTVAGALAEKFGWEVVYLTSLALDLREFQHSGVDPEGVASRYTDVRDVERDVRHLAEKAREWAAKLKAF; from the coding sequence GTGGGAGTGCTTGAGTTCTACCCACCGTGGAGAGACTTGAAGCGCTACGTCGAGGCTAGGCTCAGGGAAGCGGAGTGGGAGGCCAAGCTGGCCGAGGAGTTTTTAGAAAACGGCCTCCTCCGAAACGCCGCCGGCAAGGCGTTTCAGGCGTGGAAGGCGGTGCTCGCAGCCGCGGCTGCTCTTGCGAGAGAGCTAGTGGAGAAGCGCGTGCCTGGCTTCGTCGTGGATAGGCTGGGGAAGAGGCGGCGCCGCGCCGACATGGTCATCGCCCTAATGCCCACGAGCAAGATGCGCACCGTGGCGGGGGCCCTCGCGGAGAAGTTCGGCTGGGAAGTGGTCTACTTGACCTCCCTCGCCCTAGACCTCCGCGAGTTTCAACACAGCGGCGTTGACCCCGAGGGCGTCGCCAGCCGGTACACGGACGTGAGAGACGTAGAGAGAGACGTGCGGCACTTGGCGGAGAAGGCGCGGGAGTGGGCGGCCAAGCTGAAAGCCTTTTAA
- a CDS encoding aspartyl protease family protein encodes MGHVWMTAKIGDAEGRKAVDVDALVDTGTTLTVVPRRLAKELDLRPTGKATLTTATGVVELKKTRTWIELERRGEVAPALLSDAVDKVLTGATTLEVLGLKVDPTSGKLKERTILLY; translated from the coding sequence GTGGGCCATGTGTGGATGACGGCGAAGATAGGCGACGCCGAGGGGAGAAAGGCCGTCGACGTGGACGCCCTAGTGGACACCGGTACGACGCTGACTGTCGTGCCTCGTAGACTAGCCAAGGAGCTCGACCTAAGGCCCACAGGAAAGGCCACACTCACAACCGCCACCGGCGTCGTGGAGCTCAAAAAGACGCGGACATGGATAGAGCTAGAGAGAAGGGGAGAGGTAGCGCCAGCCCTCCTCTCCGACGCCGTCGACAAGGTGTTAACAGGCGCAACAACGCTGGAAGTCCTAGGGCTAAAAGTAGACCCCACCTCCGGCAAACTCAAGGAGCGGACCATACTTCTGTATTAA
- a CDS encoding thiamine pyrophosphate-dependent enzyme — protein MEVEVGKEFPARYMVEAREPEVFTVLKPDGDVVEENYGVGYKPSWEELVSAYKYMVLGRALDKYALLYHRMGKVKSTYAPHEGHEAADVGTAMALRPEDWIAPYYRNLTLLLVRGVPLEVLWAKFMAKLGDPDKGRNLSVEWGGFRQWRLLSFGAPIGHHLIAAAGFAYGLRYRGGREVVAAYVGDGGTSTNGFYSSLIFSSVFSLPVAIYIYNNGYAISVPSSRQSKTKRLATRAAGFGVLGIAADGMDLLATLKAAKFAVEYARSNGPVLVELVTYRFGPHTTADDPQTKYRDRAEVEEAKSRDPVARLEKFLLRNGLLSEGEVKSIWQEAEERVKSAAKQAESLPDVPPEELYTDMFEEEVWITRD, from the coding sequence GTGGAAGTAGAAGTTGGTAAAGAATTTCCCGCCAGATACATGGTCGAGGCTAGGGAGCCTGAGGTCTTCACCGTCTTGAAGCCCGACGGAGACGTGGTGGAGGAGAACTACGGCGTGGGGTACAAGCCATCGTGGGAGGAGCTCGTCTCTGCGTACAAGTACATGGTGCTGGGGAGGGCCTTGGACAAATACGCCCTGCTATACCACAGGATGGGAAAGGTGAAGTCCACCTACGCCCCTCACGAGGGGCACGAGGCGGCTGACGTGGGCACGGCCATGGCCCTCCGCCCCGAGGACTGGATTGCCCCCTACTATAGGAACTTGACCCTACTCCTGGTGAGGGGAGTTCCGCTGGAGGTTCTCTGGGCCAAGTTCATGGCAAAGCTGGGCGACCCGGACAAGGGCAGGAATCTGTCGGTGGAGTGGGGAGGGTTTAGACAGTGGCGCCTGCTCTCCTTCGGCGCGCCCATCGGCCACCACCTAATAGCGGCCGCGGGCTTCGCCTATGGGCTAAGGTACCGCGGGGGGAGAGAGGTGGTGGCCGCCTACGTGGGAGACGGGGGGACCTCTACCAACGGCTTCTACTCCTCGCTCATATTCAGCTCCGTCTTCTCTCTGCCCGTGGCCATATATATCTACAACAATGGATACGCCATATCTGTCCCATCGTCGCGTCAGTCCAAGACCAAGCGCCTGGCCACAAGGGCGGCGGGCTTCGGCGTGTTGGGCATCGCCGCAGATGGCATGGACCTCTTGGCCACGCTGAAGGCGGCGAAGTTCGCCGTGGAGTACGCCAGGTCCAATGGCCCAGTCCTTGTGGAGTTGGTCACCTACAGATTTGGCCCGCACACCACGGCAGACGATCCACAGACCAAGTACAGGGATAGGGCAGAGGTGGAGGAGGCCAAGTCGAGGGACCCCGTGGCTAGGCTGGAGAAGTTCTTGCTCAGAAACGGACTGTTGAGCGAGGGCGAGGTGAAGTCCATTTGGCAGGAGGCCGAGGAGAGGGTTAAGTCGGCGGCTAAGCAGGCCGAATCTCTGCCCGACGTCCCCCCTGAGGAGCTGTACACCGACATGTTCGAGGAGGAGGTGTGGATAACCAGGGATTAG
- a CDS encoding 4a-hydroxytetrahydrobiopterin dehydratase, protein MACKKPSDALSELAGRGAVGWGTSGQPPRLHKRFSLASFAEAVEFLAEVRKVADAANHHPDVCIEGYNKVDVYLITHDEGCITEKDVALALEIEKIYARFAARR, encoded by the coding sequence ATGGCCTGTAAAAAGCCCAGCGACGCCTTGTCAGAGCTCGCGGGCAGGGGCGCAGTGGGCTGGGGCACGTCTGGGCAACCCCCCAGGCTCCACAAGCGCTTCTCTCTGGCGAGCTTCGCCGAGGCGGTGGAGTTCTTGGCAGAGGTGAGGAAGGTGGCCGACGCGGCTAACCACCACCCAGACGTATGCATAGAGGGGTACAACAAGGTGGACGTCTACCTCATAACCCACGACGAGGGCTGTATCACAGAGAAAGACGTGGCCCTCGCCCTGGAGATCGAAAAAATATACGCCAGGTTCGCCGCCCGGCGCTAG
- a CDS encoding dihydrolipoamide acetyltransferase family protein, with protein MIEFKFPDLGEGLVEGEVVKWHKREGDFVKEGEDLVDVMTEKATVTLPSPATGRIVKILAKEGGVVKVGQVLCIIEEAAPGAPVEAKAEARPEVRAMPAARRLAKELGLDLSKVVGTGPGGVITVEDVRRAAEAAKREVGVAEAKPAAPAPPAEERPAQPLREERIPVRGVRRAVAEKMKKSKSQIPHAYHVDEVDVTELVKLRERLKAYAGDVRLTYTPFFVKAAVAALKKYPLLNASFDEERGEIVVKKYFNIGVAVDTENGLVVVVIKDADSKSILEVARELQEKSARAREGKLSLDDVRDSTFTITNIGAIGGLWGLAVVNYPETAILATGRIVKRPRVYEGQVVPRDVMYVAVSFDHRVVDGGYVARFTNAFKELLESPDLLVLNL; from the coding sequence ATGATTGAGTTCAAGTTCCCCGACTTGGGCGAGGGGCTGGTGGAGGGGGAGGTGGTGAAGTGGCACAAGCGGGAGGGCGACTTCGTCAAAGAGGGGGAGGACCTCGTGGACGTCATGACTGAGAAGGCCACTGTGACTCTGCCCTCCCCCGCCACGGGGAGGATTGTGAAAATCTTGGCCAAGGAGGGGGGGGTGGTGAAGGTGGGCCAGGTCTTGTGCATAATTGAGGAGGCGGCCCCCGGCGCCCCCGTTGAGGCTAAGGCCGAGGCGCGGCCAGAGGTTAGGGCTATGCCCGCCGCGAGGCGGTTGGCCAAGGAGCTTGGGTTGGACTTGTCCAAAGTGGTGGGAACTGGGCCGGGCGGGGTTATCACTGTGGAGGACGTGAGGAGGGCCGCGGAGGCGGCGAAGCGGGAGGTCGGCGTTGCGGAGGCGAAGCCCGCTGCGCCTGCGCCGCCGGCTGAGGAGAGGCCTGCCCAGCCTCTGCGGGAGGAGAGGATCCCCGTGAGGGGTGTCAGGAGGGCCGTGGCCGAGAAGATGAAGAAGTCCAAGTCTCAGATACCCCACGCCTACCACGTGGACGAGGTGGATGTGACAGAGTTGGTCAAGCTGAGGGAGAGGCTCAAGGCCTACGCTGGGGATGTGAGGCTCACCTACACGCCTTTCTTTGTGAAAGCCGCCGTGGCCGCCTTGAAGAAGTACCCCCTCCTCAACGCGTCTTTCGACGAAGAGCGGGGCGAGATAGTGGTGAAGAAGTACTTCAACATAGGCGTCGCCGTGGACACAGAGAACGGGCTCGTCGTGGTTGTGATCAAAGACGCAGACTCTAAGTCCATACTGGAGGTGGCAAGGGAGCTCCAGGAGAAGAGCGCGCGGGCCAGGGAGGGGAAGCTCTCCCTTGACGACGTGAGGGACTCCACCTTTACCATAACCAACATAGGCGCCATCGGCGGGCTCTGGGGCCTGGCAGTGGTGAACTACCCCGAGACCGCCATATTGGCCACGGGGAGAATTGTGAAAAGGCCCAGGGTGTACGAGGGGCAGGTGGTGCCCAGGGACGTGATGTACGTGGCGGTGAGCTTCGACCACAGGGTGGTCGACGGGGGCTACGTGGCCAGGTTCACCAACGCGTTTAAGGAGCTCCTCGAGTCCCCCGACCTCCTGGTGCTAAACCTATGA
- a CDS encoding ABC transporter ATP-binding protein, whose protein sequence is MGCVIEALGLVKAFGGRRVVDGVSFSAGVGFTALMGPNGAGKTTTLSMVVGALRPDRGSVRVCGFYMWGRDGLRARRLLGYAPQDMPFKDKLSGYENLVWIGLIKGLGLFEAGREARRLLEEVGLYEHRGKRVALYSGGMRRKLAVAAALLGNPEALVLDEPTSGLDPVARADLWDLLAKVGRGRAVLFTTHMAEEAQRRADFVVIMHEGRVAAAGRPGELVAKYAPNPRVLVYAEGAKGIEVEGARPREAGPGVYEYEVADASLWIPKLAEAYLRVGAKVWRIEAREPGLEEVFFALTGRRL, encoded by the coding sequence ATGGGGTGTGTAATTGAGGCTCTGGGGCTTGTGAAGGCCTTTGGCGGGCGGAGGGTGGTGGACGGCGTCTCTTTCTCCGCTGGGGTGGGCTTCACTGCTCTGATGGGGCCCAACGGGGCTGGGAAGACCACCACTCTGTCTATGGTGGTGGGGGCTCTCAGGCCCGATAGGGGGAGCGTGAGGGTGTGCGGCTTCTATATGTGGGGGAGGGATGGGCTTAGAGCTAGGAGGCTTCTTGGCTACGCGCCTCAGGACATGCCGTTTAAGGACAAGCTCAGCGGGTATGAGAACTTGGTCTGGATAGGCCTAATAAAGGGGCTGGGCCTCTTTGAGGCTGGGAGAGAGGCGCGCCGGCTTTTGGAGGAGGTTGGGCTGTACGAGCATAGGGGGAAGAGGGTGGCTCTCTACAGCGGCGGGATGAGGCGCAAGCTCGCCGTGGCCGCGGCGCTCCTCGGCAACCCGGAGGCCCTCGTCTTAGACGAGCCGACATCCGGCCTCGACCCAGTGGCCAGGGCCGACCTCTGGGACCTACTGGCCAAGGTGGGGAGGGGGAGGGCTGTGCTCTTCACCACCCACATGGCGGAGGAGGCCCAGCGGAGGGCAGACTTCGTCGTAATTATGCACGAGGGGAGAGTCGCAGCGGCTGGGCGGCCGGGGGAGCTCGTGGCCAAGTATGCCCCAAACCCGCGCGTCTTGGTATACGCCGAAGGCGCCAAGGGGATCGAGGTGGAGGGGGCGCGGCCGAGGGAGGCGGGGCCCGGCGTCTACGAGTACGAGGTGGCGGACGCCTCCCTTTGGATTCCCAAGCTCGCTGAGGCCTATCTGCGCGTCGGCGCCAAGGTCTGGCGGATAGAGGCGAGGGAGCCCGGCCTAGAGGAGGTGTTCTTCGCACTGACGGGGAGGAGGCTATGA
- a CDS encoding ABC transporter permease, translating to MSQVLAETYLFLKGLWRYRETLFWVVVFPALLVAVFILIFGSPQQSVSLNVAAVDLDGGPLASALLEALNSTGVAKVRLAQAGDVAGLVANGTYDVVLVVPAGFTANLTQARRAVAYLYYYADPNWGGVARGVVYGVVEEFSASVAKYAVNFTPAPFRPYVEFVAQPIALREAPVEPKLGPGGLALFHVVSVIGVQTLFIGLFTGVNIVIERRRDRTLALLLSSPMRSYHIFLGDTLAAAVAVGISAAAVLAVGYALGADYGAISPGQAGAAALLLAAGLLSTIGIGLLLAPLARTPEAAAAMANGVAFPLMFLGGLAVPQWMIPEWLRIVPMALPLSWCINGVRAMFLYGYGPLEALSQAAPGVAAGLALYAVGALVYRRLLHRAQESP from the coding sequence ATGAGCCAAGTGCTGGCGGAGACCTACCTATTTCTAAAGGGGCTCTGGAGGTACCGGGAGACTCTCTTCTGGGTGGTAGTATTCCCCGCACTCCTCGTCGCAGTGTTCATACTGATCTTTGGGTCGCCCCAGCAGAGCGTCAGCCTAAACGTGGCGGCGGTGGACTTAGATGGTGGTCCCCTCGCCTCCGCCCTCTTGGAGGCCCTCAACTCCACGGGGGTGGCTAAGGTGCGCCTGGCCCAGGCGGGCGACGTGGCGGGGCTTGTGGCCAATGGCACATACGACGTAGTGCTGGTGGTGCCCGCTGGCTTCACTGCGAACTTGACACAGGCGAGGAGGGCCGTGGCCTACTTGTACTACTACGCCGACCCCAACTGGGGCGGAGTGGCGAGGGGGGTGGTGTATGGGGTAGTGGAGGAGTTTAGCGCCTCAGTCGCCAAATACGCCGTCAACTTCACGCCGGCCCCGTTTCGCCCATACGTGGAATTTGTGGCGCAGCCCATCGCCCTCCGCGAGGCCCCCGTGGAGCCCAAGCTGGGCCCAGGCGGGTTAGCGCTCTTCCACGTGGTTAGCGTCATCGGCGTGCAGACGCTCTTCATAGGGCTGTTCACCGGGGTCAACATCGTGATAGAGCGGCGGCGTGATAGGACGCTTGCCCTCCTCCTCTCTAGCCCAATGAGGAGCTACCACATATTCCTCGGCGACACGCTCGCCGCGGCGGTGGCCGTGGGAATCTCGGCCGCGGCTGTGCTGGCGGTGGGGTACGCCCTCGGCGCAGACTACGGCGCCATTTCGCCGGGCCAGGCGGGCGCCGCCGCGCTTCTACTGGCCGCGGGCCTGCTGTCCACCATAGGGATAGGCCTCCTCTTGGCGCCCCTAGCCAGGACCCCCGAGGCGGCCGCCGCCATGGCAAACGGCGTAGCTTTCCCGCTCATGTTCCTGGGAGGGCTCGCCGTCCCCCAGTGGATGATACCCGAGTGGCTCCGCATTGTCCCAATGGCTCTGCCGCTCTCGTGGTGCATCAACGGGGTGAGGGCCATGTTCCTATACGGCTACGGGCCTCTGGAGGCCCTCTCCCAGGCGGCTCCGGGGGTTGCCGCGGGGCTGGCGCTGTACGCAGTAGGCGCCTTGGTCTACAGGCGGTTGCTCCACAGGGCGCAGGAGAGTCCATAA
- a CDS encoding sulfurtransferase — MPEVLVSTEWVQQHLNDPKVRIIEVDYDPNTAYNVWHVPNAALLTWKEMRHPVIRDFVPPETFEKLMEERGVSNDTTVVLYGDFNNWFATYAFWLFKAYGHEDVRIMDGGRTAWAKEGRPTSKEVPSFPRGRYKVKRVDWGSHRAYFWEILQAVTRGEVGRRVVLVDVRSPAEYRGDVTAPPEYPNEQTQVGGHIPGAINIPWAQVVDPETGRFKDLSAIRELYEKRGVTPDKEVITYCRIGERAAHTWFVLKYLLGYPSVRVYDGSSAEWNNLVGVPVKKGDEP, encoded by the coding sequence ATGCCAGAGGTGTTGGTTTCGACGGAGTGGGTGCAGCAGCACCTAAACGATCCCAAGGTTAGGATCATCGAGGTGGACTACGACCCAAATACGGCGTATAATGTGTGGCATGTCCCCAACGCTGCGTTGTTGACGTGGAAGGAGATGAGGCACCCAGTCATAAGAGACTTCGTCCCCCCTGAGACCTTTGAGAAGCTGATGGAGGAGCGGGGCGTGTCCAACGACACCACGGTGGTGCTATACGGCGACTTTAACAACTGGTTCGCCACCTACGCCTTTTGGCTATTCAAGGCGTATGGCCACGAGGACGTGAGAATTATGGACGGGGGCAGGACGGCGTGGGCCAAGGAGGGGAGGCCTACCTCGAAGGAGGTGCCCAGCTTCCCCAGGGGCCGCTACAAGGTGAAGAGGGTGGACTGGGGCTCTCACAGGGCGTACTTCTGGGAGATCCTCCAGGCGGTGACCAGGGGGGAGGTGGGGAGGCGCGTCGTCCTCGTGGACGTGAGGTCGCCCGCCGAGTACCGGGGCGACGTCACGGCACCCCCCGAGTATCCCAACGAGCAGACACAGGTGGGAGGCCACATACCCGGCGCCATTAACATACCCTGGGCCCAGGTGGTGGACCCCGAGACTGGCAGATTCAAAGACCTCTCGGCGATTAGGGAGCTCTACGAGAAGAGGGGAGTTACGCCGGATAAGGAGGTGATCACCTACTGCCGCATCGGCGAAAGGGCGGCCCACACCTGGTTTGTGCTAAAGTACCTACTGGGCTACCCCTCGGTGAGGGTATACGACGGGTCCTCGGCCGAGTGGAACAACCTAGTGGGCGTCCCAGTGAAGAAGGGCGACGAGCCGTAG
- a CDS encoding alpha-ketoacid dehydrogenase subunit beta, protein MPVLNMAKAINAALHEEMERDSSVVVLGEDVGKRGGVFLVTEGLYERFGPSRVIDTPLSEGGIIGFAMGMAMAGLRPVAEIQFVDFIWLGADELINHLAKLRYRSGGNYAAPVVVRSPYGAGVKSGLYHSQSPEAHFAHALGLKVVVPSTPYDAKGLLKSAIRGNDPVVFLEPKLLYRAPREEVPEGDYTVPLGKARVVAEGDDVTVVTYGSMVHRAVEAAKRARASVEVIDLRTLVPWDAEAVLKSVKKTGRVLIVHEAPKFAGFGAEIAATVAEKAIDYLRVPIRRVAGPNVHQSPVAHDELYMPTVEKILAAVEELMGYD, encoded by the coding sequence ATGCCGGTCTTGAACATGGCCAAGGCCATCAACGCCGCTCTCCACGAGGAGATGGAGAGGGACTCCTCCGTGGTGGTGCTGGGGGAGGACGTGGGGAAGCGGGGCGGGGTCTTCTTAGTCACCGAGGGGCTGTACGAGAGGTTTGGCCCCAGTAGGGTAATAGACACGCCCCTCAGCGAAGGGGGGATTATAGGCTTTGCCATGGGCATGGCCATGGCGGGGCTTAGGCCCGTGGCTGAGATACAGTTCGTGGACTTCATCTGGCTCGGGGCAGACGAGCTCATCAACCACCTCGCCAAGCTCAGATACAGGTCGGGCGGCAACTACGCGGCCCCCGTGGTCGTGAGGAGCCCCTACGGCGCCGGCGTAAAGAGCGGGCTCTACCACAGCCAAAGCCCCGAGGCACACTTCGCCCACGCCCTGGGCCTCAAGGTGGTGGTGCCCTCCACCCCCTACGACGCCAAGGGCCTCCTCAAGTCGGCCATCAGGGGAAACGACCCCGTGGTTTTTCTAGAGCCAAAGCTCCTCTACCGCGCGCCGAGGGAGGAGGTGCCCGAGGGGGACTACACTGTCCCCTTGGGCAAGGCGAGGGTGGTGGCTGAGGGCGACGACGTCACTGTGGTGACGTACGGCTCAATGGTGCACAGGGCCGTGGAGGCGGCCAAGAGGGCCAGGGCCTCTGTGGAGGTGATAGACCTCAGAACGCTGGTCCCCTGGGACGCGGAGGCCGTGTTGAAGAGCGTCAAGAAGACTGGGAGGGTCTTGATTGTGCACGAGGCGCCTAAGTTCGCCGGCTTTGGGGCAGAGATCGCGGCCACGGTGGCCGAGAAGGCCATCGACTACTTGAGAGTCCCCATTAGGAGAGTCGCCGGGCCCAACGTCCACCAAAGCCCAGTGGCCCACGACGAGTTGTACATGCCCACCGTGGAGAAAATACTGGCCGCCGTCGAGGAGCTGATGGGCTATGATTGA